The Malus sylvestris chromosome 12, drMalSylv7.2, whole genome shotgun sequence genome contains a region encoding:
- the LOC126592628 gene encoding uncharacterized protein LOC126592628: MDIRSFSDELVPALVSLLRGMPNLCTLYVGYHSSRDTKSDASRFDVEHWKLQHLEFIHQTEEVTIALSSGSNGIEFARYILENAEKLEQMTIIHLPEQSDATQMLNESKMMSKATVIFKEDS; encoded by the exons ATGGATATTCGGAGCTTTTCTGATGAGCTCGTTCCTGCATTGGTCTCTCTTTTAAGAGGAATGCCCAATTTGTGTACTTTATACGTAGGTTATCACTCAAGTCGTGACACCAAATCTGAT GCATCTAGGTTTGATGTGGAACACTGGAAGCTCCAACATCTGGAATTTATTCATCAAACTGAGGAGGTTACCATAGCGCTTTCCAGTGGGTCGAATGGGATTGAGTTTGCAAGGTACATACTCGAGAATGCCGAGAAGCTGGAGCAAATGACAATAATTCATTTACCCGAGCAATCTGATGCTACACAGATGCTAAATGAAAGTAAGATGATGTCCAAGGCCACAGTGATCTTCAAGGAAGACAGCTAg